From the genome of Kryptolebias marmoratus isolate JLee-2015 linkage group LG19, ASM164957v2, whole genome shotgun sequence, one region includes:
- the slc25a47a gene encoding solute carrier family 25 member 47-A — translation MHIIDFLSGSVAGACGVAVGYPLDTVKVRIQTQRQFTGVYQCAVETLSKEGVHGFFKGMLLPMTTVSLTSSVVFGTYRNCLQCMKQARGADWLPNTKLEVFLAGLAGGVAQTSVMSPGDVVKVRLQCQTESKRRGAKAPRPKYHGPVHCLLSIVRDEGLAGLYRGALPLMLRDGPSYATYFLTYTTIYEWLSGGSMKKLDWKGVMLAGGIAGMAGWTVGTPMDVIKARLQMDGVRETKRYKGFFHCIVETVRVEGAGVFFKSLGINCLRAFPVNMVVFLTYEVLTAFLRTGPERVDPPPILE, via the exons ATGCATATAATCGATTTCTTGTCTGGATCAGTTGCAG gggCATGTGGAGTTGCTGTGGGTTACCCCCTGGACACCGTAAAG GTCCGAATCCAAACGCAGAGACAGTTCACTGGAGTGTATCAGTGTGCAGTGGAGACGTTATCAAAAGAGGGG GTGCATGGCTTCTTCAAAGGCATGTTGTTACCCATGACCACGGTCTCTCTGACGTCCTCAGTTGTGTTTGGCACGTACAGAAACTGTTTGCAGTGTATGAAGCAGGCGCGGGGAGCTGACTGGCTTCCCAACACCAAACTAGAAGTCTTCCTAGCTGGACTGGCAGGAGGTGTAGCTCAG ACATCGGTGATGTCTCCAGGTGACGTGGTGAAAGTGCGCCTCCAGTGTCAGACGGAGTCAAAGCGAAGAGGAGCCAAGGCGCCGCGACCGAAGTACCACGGCCCCGTTCACTGTCTACTGAGCATCGTCAGAGACGAGGGGTTGGCGGGGCTCTACAGAGGGGCCCTCCCGCTCATGCTGAGAGATGGGCCGTCGTACGCCACGTACTTTTTGACTTACACGACAATCTACGAATGGCTGTCAGGAGGCAGCATGAAAAAGTTAG ATTGGAAAGGTGTGATGCTGGCCGGAGGAATCGCAGGAATGGCGGGCTGGACCGTAGGAACGCCCATGGATGTGATCAAAGCCCGGCTGCAGATGGACGGCGTGCGGGAGACGAAGCGTTACAAGGGTTTTTTCCACTGCATCGTTGAGACTGTGAGAGTGGAGGGAGCTGGGGTTTTCTTCAAGAGCTTAGGCATCAACTGTCTGCGTGCTTTCCCGGTAAACATGGTGGTGTTTTTAACCTACGAGGTTCTCACGGCGTTTCTTCGAACTGGACCTGAACGTGTCGACCCACCTCCTATACTGGAATAG